The stretch of DNA GAACGGCATAATAGCACCAGACGAAAAGACTATAGAGTATGTATCCCAAAGGGCTAAAAAGCCGTGGAAGGTCTATCAGAGTGACAAAGATGCAGAATACTCAGAAGTCTATGAGTGGGACGCTGGCAGGTTAGAACCTTTGGTAGCTTGGCCCTATCTTCCTTCCAACATCCATCCTGTTAGCGAATCCACTCATATATCCATAGACCAAGCCTTCATAGGCTCTTGCACCAACGGAAGAATAGAAGACCTAAGAGTAGCCGCAAAGATTCTCAAAGGAAGAAAGGTCCATCCCTACGTCAGATGCATAGTGATCCCTGCTTCCAAGAAAGTTTATATGCAAGCACTAAAGGAAGGTCTTATTGACGTTTTCTTGGAAGCGGGATGCGTGGTCTCTGTTTCTACGTGCGGTCCCTGCCTTGGGGGTCATATGGGGATATTGGCAGAAGGGGAAAGGTGTATATCCACCTCCAACAGGAACTTTCCAGGAAGGATGGGGCATCCAAAGAGCGAAGCATACCTTGCTAACCCTGCAGTGGTAGCAGCAAGTGCGGTGTTGGGAAGGATAGCCCATCCAGAAGAGTTGGTAAGCCTAAAAGAGCTGGAAGAGGCTCTGGCATGATGCCCTACGAGGAAGCGCTGGATATAGTCTTATCCTTCTGTCAAAACCTATCCACAGAGAAAGTTTTTATTCTGGATGCCCTGGGTAGAGTCTTGGCGGAAGATGTGGTATCTCAGGAGGATAAACCATCCTTTGACAACTCCGCAATGGATGGGTATGCAGTCAGATGGGAGGATATAAAAACGGCAACGGACAGATCTCCCGTATCCTTAAAGGTGATAGGAGAAATGTCCGCAGGAGGAGAAGAGTCTTTCGTGGTAGAAAGAGGAACTGCGGTAAAAATATTCACCGGCGCACCCATTCCGGAGGGAGCGGACACGGTGGTGCCAGTGGAATACACAGAAGCGAAAAATGGAGTGGTCTTTATAAAAACCTCTTTGAAAGAGGGAGCAAACATAAGGCGAAGAGGGGAGGAACTAAAAGCTGGTGATGTGGTGCTAAAGAAGGGAACCATAATAAGACACTACGAGGTAGGGATTTTGGCTTCTTTGAACAAGATAAACGTAGAAGTCTCAAGAAAGCCAAGGGTAGCCATTCTCTCCACAGGAGACGAGGTAAAGGACATAGGAGAGCCTATAAATAAACCATCCCAGATAAGAACATCCAACAACTACACCCTTCTGGCTGGTGTGTTTTCTGCTGGAGGTACTGCTTACCATCTTGGCATCGTTCAAGACGATCCAGAAAAACTCAAGTCTATTCTTTCTCAGATGGAGGACTACGATGTTTTTATAACCACCGGCGGAGTATCCATGGGTGAAAAGGACTACGTAAAAACCTTAGTCAGTGAGCTGGGAGTGGATGTAAAGTTTCATAAAGTCAGGATAAAACCAGCCAAACCAATACTTTTTGGCACATACAATGGTGGAAAAGGTCTTTTCTTTGGCATACCCGGAAACCCAGTATCCTGTGCTATTGCCTTTGATCTTTTAGTCAAGCCTGCCCTTCTAAAGATGCAAGGGGCAAAGGACCACCTTCCCAAAACTCTCAAGGCAAGGATAAAGAGAGATTTTTACAGAAGGGATGCAGAAAGAAGAGAGTTTGTTAGAGCAACCTATTGGTGGGAAGGTGGTAGTCTTGTCTGTGATTTCTCTCCAAAGCTTCAATCCCACATGCTAACCTCTTACGTTGGTGCCAACTGCTACCTTGTGGTGAAGGAAGGAGT from Thermocrinis sp. encodes:
- the glp gene encoding gephyrin-like molybdotransferase Glp encodes the protein MMPYEEALDIVLSFCQNLSTEKVFILDALGRVLAEDVVSQEDKPSFDNSAMDGYAVRWEDIKTATDRSPVSLKVIGEMSAGGEESFVVERGTAVKIFTGAPIPEGADTVVPVEYTEAKNGVVFIKTSLKEGANIRRRGEELKAGDVVLKKGTIIRHYEVGILASLNKINVEVSRKPRVAILSTGDEVKDIGEPINKPSQIRTSNNYTLLAGVFSAGGTAYHLGIVQDDPEKLKSILSQMEDYDVFITTGGVSMGEKDYVKTLVSELGVDVKFHKVRIKPAKPILFGTYNGGKGLFFGIPGNPVSCAIAFDLLVKPALLKMQGAKDHLPKTLKARIKRDFYRRDAERREFVRATYWWEGGSLVCDFSPKLQSHMLTSYVGANCYLVVKEGVKEIKEGEEVELILL